From the Telopea speciosissima isolate NSW1024214 ecotype Mountain lineage chromosome 9, Tspe_v1, whole genome shotgun sequence genome, the window ATTTCCCCGAAATTCTCTCAATTTTACTCACAAAAATAAGTGGTAATTTCATTACATAGATTATAGTTCTATGGCTGAATTGATTGGTTAgtattaattttttcttcttatggAGAGCAAGGGGCGCCTGGACTCCTAGGTGACGCCTTTTTAACTATGAAGGAGATACTAATCTGCCTAAGTATAATAATATGGTAATTTCCATTGAATGCCTGACTTGTAACCAATGGtgttatctttttcttttcccctccaGTGGCGAAATCACTTGGTTGATAATGGGGTTTCTAGTCTCCTGATTGAATAGAATCAttagaaaaccagaattttagGATCAAATGGAAAAGAAACGAGAACCAGAATTTAAAAACTTTAATAATTTCAGCAAAACAGTTCTGATGTGTTTGAAACAGCAACCTAAAGGTCACTTTAACAGGGAGATGAGACCTACAAAGTTTGACCCAATTCTGATGGTTAGATTTGAAGACATGGAGTAAACCTACCCCAACAGTTCAACAAGGAAAGCTTAAAATCTGCAGTTTCAACTAGGGACCTTCAGAGATTCACAAAACAGAGATCATTTAGGAATTCAGACAGAAGAAATAACAGCAGAATGTAATCAGATTCAGCAACAGTTCAGGgtttaaaattaatttgattgTAACTATAAGTCTCTAACTAGGACAATCAAAGTGGTCacggggtaaggctgcgtacattatgaccctcctagCGGGAGTCTTGTGCAATGGGTACGTCCTTTTTTAAACTCTAACTAGGACAACCAGAAATCGCTGGAAAGTTTGGATTCAAAACAGAAACTGAAATCTGAGaataaatatataaatcaaaatcaCTAAGGAAACTGTAACCAATGATCAGTTTAACTAAGAATAAACTGAACTGAAAAATTCTGATAACAGTAAAACTGGAGGAGAAGAGTTAGGAATTCTGGCCTGAATtgacagagaagagaaagaagaaggattaaTGATACCAGATTAGGAATCCACTGGAGTATCATCCAGAATCCATCAGGTATGCTACTGAATCCACAGCAGCTTGTTTCAGAAAAAAACTGAACTCTCTTAATTACCAAAATCAATGTGTGGGGCTGTAGCCCTTACATGAATTTATAACTGTTGCAAAACCCTCTCAGAATCAAAACAGGAAATACTAAATTCAATCCTGaactgaaagaaaaagaaaaagaatgaaacaAACTCAGATTCTACCTCAGATCGACCAGCTGTTTGGAGGTCCTAAATCAACTAGGACTCTGACAATTaaagaaaaccaaacaaaaacaaGACTGGAATTAcaaatcctaatccagcctgaCTTAAACCAATTAATAACAGTCAGAATGGGATAATAAAACCTAATACTGAACTCCATGACAGACTAGGACTAGGATTCCTAGAGAGACTAGGAAATCTGGAAAGTCCAGAACCGCAGGCTTCAGtaggcttcttcttcctctggtaTTGCATAGGTTCTGTATCAGTTAAGATAGGTAAGACCATATTACAGTAGCCCCATTTATTATTTTCAGTTGTTAAATGATCTATGCATTGCATAGAGATATGCTTGTCTATTTGTTTCATGTTTAATTTTCAGTTGGTTTTATTGTTACTTGTTAGGTTTTGTTCTCTCGTTTTAATATGTCATACCAGTTGCTTACGTGTCAGGTTTGATGCTTTTTGATTGCTCTTGAAGGTTTCTATATACTGAATAATATAGAATTCATGATATAGATAGGGACCAGTATCCAATTGGGAATAACGGGGTTTTGATGTCTCACAACTTCAAATTCCATAACTAGATTAGAACATATTCTAAGTGGTGAAACTCAGACCAGCCCAGGCATAAATTTGCACCACATTGGGCTGGTCATCAGGCTTGGGCTGTATTCCAAATTCATCAATTGCCCAACCGAGCCATCCTGAGTTGCACCTCCACATATTCTCTTGGTACTGCCAGTGTCCCAGGAGCTAATTCAGAGTTATTTTTTTGGCCTCTAAACTTAACATAGCTCTATGCCGTTCATAATTTCCAATGTACCAATGTCTAGAGTAGCTAGATGGGGAAGTAAAATTAATCCTTGTTCATACATGGGCTTCTCTGGTATGAAATCAGCCACTGCAAATAGGTTCATTGCTCCAGCCCAGAATACAATCAATTCGGCATGGGCTACGTGAGCCCCGAGTAATTTACTACGGGAATCacttttgctttcttttcctctggCTACTAAGATGTTTCAGTTCGCCAGGTTGTCTCTCGCCTGCCCATGGATTCAGCAGCAGTTCGAGAGTGCATGCgcatgtgtatgtgtgtgtgtgtgtgtgtgtgtgagagagagaggagttgaGCCGAAAATaggggagaagaaaagatgaggcAGTTCTTGTATTAGTAGATTGAACATAAAACGTACCTGTGGCCCTTAGTAAATGATACAAAAGACTGGAAATGAAACTTCAGCCTGCCTTCCTCGTCTCGTGTCTTTGCACCATGTTTTGCATCCATACCTCTGCCTTGGCGGAGAGTAATAATAATGCCTGGACTGCCCATTGATGCCAATGTGGGAGGGACTACTTGAATGTCTTCAATGTCCTCCCAGAGAAAGAAGAATTTGGTTCTATGTCCAAACATGTTTGTATGATACCCAAATATTCTTGGTGACAGAAAGAGGCGGCCCTATACAGAAGTGACTAGGACTCAGTAAAGATTAAATATAAGGAATGCTAAACTCCCAATAAGATTGTAAGAATACTTCAGAGCAAATGTACAATGCAACGACAAAGAATGGAACATAGGATTCAAATCTCATCTTACTAAATACAGCACAAGCAAGACCTTAAAAAGTGAAGGGTGTCATAAAAATGTCAAGATCTCTAATGATCAGAAGTAGCAAACATCCAATAACATAACTTAAACATTAAACATAACAGCACCTGCAGTGGCATTTTGCGCTTCAAGTGACAAGTAAAATCATTGATGAGAAATTCCTCTGGTGGAAGCCCAAACAATTTTTGGAATGCTGAATTTGTTTGAGGCGATCGCAAATTTATCTGCAGTTATTTCTGATCGTTAATAACAAACAAGCACATAAGCAAGAAAGTGCTAGAAAAGATGTCCCAGGGAAGAACAACCATGCACCTTTTTCCCGACCTCCTTCTCCATCTTTGTTAAATATTCTTGAACAGCATTGCTGCCTTTTGTATTGTTCAAGAAAATTCTTAGGTGCAACTTAGACTGGCAAGCTTGAGCCAATTTTCCTTCAAGAGGAAGCCAGACATCCGCCAAATCTGATATATTAGATTTTACAAAATTGATTTCCGCATGTCCAAGAGATACAGCTTCATCAAAAGGTCCATCAAAATCATAAACTTCCACATCGAGCACTGATGGAGGCTCATCCATTGCATCAAATTCAAATATCTCTGCAGGTCCAACAGCATTTTGACCATAAATGAATACAGAGAACTCTAAAATAGCATATCAGGTCCAGCATACAAAAAATATTGGTCCAATTGAACCAGGATTGCACAATGGCAGCTCATAATTATGCGCAAAGTGACAGCTCCATACAGCACATtgataataaaaggaaaaccaCAGAAGAAGATAGCTCACCATTCCACTGGGTATCAAGTTTCTGGAACTTGATAGAACTGGATCTTGTTTTTCCATTGCAAGTGAAGACCACATATGGGTCTGAGAACCCACTTGAGTCCACAGCTGCTAAGTTACATCCTTCCATCAAGACAACAGTTAGCAACCAACCATCCCCTTGTGCCTTGAGACCATGATCACTGCCTGAAATTAACAACATTAAAGGAAATTTTCTTAACAAGGACATCAATTATTCAGGCTACAAACATAGATGAGAACAGTAAATTTTAGCAGTTAATCACAGCAAAGAGATCACTAAACAGTCTGGTTCCCAGTAAGTAGAAAACAACAAACATACTAGAAAGATGCAAGAGGAGCATGCtgaaaaataatagaataaaataatacAAAGAAAACCGGGGGGAAATAATTTAGATGACTGACACCTGACCAGGAAAGACAACAGGTCCAGATTCCAGTTTCATCTAAAAATTTGCAAAAGATACACCAAAGGCCAGAAGCTTATGGCACAGTCTGAAACTATACATTGTAACTGCAGTGTACAATGAACAGagattttccttaaaaaaattattaaaatgctATTTAAGTCAATGCAAAGCTTTCCATAGGACAAAACAGCCTGTGAAGGCTCCAAGGAAAAGAATTTGCACAAATAAGCTCAAGGAGTGTTTTGACTTGAAATTTACCTTTTCGTCCTCTGGCCTGCATGAAACGCGCTATCAATTCAAAAACCTGCTTGCCCTGAAGAACCAGAATCCCACACACTATCACTTCACCAATTGAGTCTGGCAAGTCTAGCCCATTAAACTCAAGCCCTTGGACTGCGTTAGGCACAGATAACAAGATGTGTACTAGCACatacaagcccaaaaaaattgtGGATATTACAGTGAAATTTGCAAAATATTGAATTCCAAGCTTCCAATCCGACTGTGGTTGCACTTGCAAATCAGCCAAAACCTCATCCTTTCTAGAAACCAGCTCCTTCATCTCAACGGGCTTAACATTCTGTGATAATAAATCTGCAAACTGTTCATAGTTGTCCTTGAGACCTTGTCGTGCTCCATTTTCTATCATACCTTTCATCATAGTGCTCTGCAGAAAATTCATCCGCCAGGAAATTACCAACCTTGATGTTTGTTCTCCTGAAGAAAGCTCAGGTCCAGGTGTTATACAGAAAAGCAACTCTATCTTAAATGTGCTCCCATACATAACGTCTGGCGTGCTCACACTTACTGAAACTGCAAAAACTTTCCCATTGGCTTTCAAATACATTTGCTCCTCGTAGGCTTTCACAGCCTTGATTAATTTAGTTGCAGCCTTTATATACGTAACTGATCTTTTTAAGTTATCACTGCCATTTTCAAATTTCCAAGGCCCTTCTTGCAGTTCTGTCGTTCCCTGGAACTCTGCCAGAGATTTCATAAAATTTGAATCAGGTGAGAAGAGTAGAGAATTCAGGTCCAGTGGAGCAATGACATAAGATTGATCCAGAAGTATCCCGCCAGGTAAATTGCTCGGATCTTCCCCACCAGGGTCTCTTTCCATCATGATCCTCACTGATTCTCCAAAACTACTACACGATGACTGCTCTTCAAATGTGTCCTCAAGAACAGCAGGTTTTGGCATTTCAGGCAAGTTTGTTGAAACTGTAACCTTACTGGTCTTGGATAATGTATCTCCATTTTTAAGAAAAAGTTGAACAAGCCGACCAGCAAACGTATATGAAGATGTCTTATCTTCCTTTGCAGAATCAGCTTCCTCAGTTCCCATAGCAGAAGGTGATCTAGAGGGTCCGCTGGAAGAATGTTGAAGTGATTCAGTAGCTAGGTTCGAAGGCTTCTCAATTTGTGGAGCAAAATCACCGGTAGAGGGCAATGGCTGGTCGAAGTTAGAATTGCTTTGAGATAATGATATGGTCAGAAGGATTTCACCTGCAAGTAAAGCGAAGAACAACTTTCTGGGATTATTATACCAGTAAAATTTAGGTCAGTTGAAACAATCtaggacaagaagaagaaataaagatccAATTCAATTTGTACTAGCGAACCAGGGAAGGTGCCATTTCGAAGAACAATCTACACATTGCTGATTTTCGAAAACaagaagataattttttttttttaaaaaaaaaaacagcaaacgAGGAAGACAAAAGAAGACGTCCCAGAAACCCAATTAACAGAATGGGGGAAATCTTAAGCCGAAGTAGGACGGATCACTTACCACATTCCCTGTTCTTAGATTTCTTATTCTTGGGTTTGAGAGAGTACCAAGCAGGGCCAAGAGTCTTGTTCTCCGCTTCGATGACCTTAGCAACGGGCACTTTCAGCTGGCCCACAAAATCGTCGTAGTACTTATCTTCATCCAGAACACAGACGAGGAGCTCCTCCTTGAGGtcttcaacccaaaaaatgaaCTCTTCTCCCCAATAAGGATTGAGGTTCTTCTTCACCACCTTACTCTTAAACCTGTTCTTTCCGAGCTGCAATCGAACGTAAGGATCACTAAAACCATTGGGATCCATTGCAGGTAGATTCCGCCCTTCGATCACGCGCACTAAAAGCTTCATGACTTCAAAATATGAACTTGAAATCGTGGACAGGTTTCCCCGGATGAAAAGGGGAGGAGGAGATCAAAGAAATTTGATGAACAAACAAGACGAATtaaagatttgaagaaaaaaaaaatggaaaatacaaCAAGGCAAATGCTTTATCTGTTTACAGTTATCAATCAGTCAAAAAATAGTAAAGAGATGAAGTCTGATTGTTACGACATAAAAATTCATTTCCCGCACAATTCGGAAAGCAGCATACAATAAAAGACAAGCATAACGGAAATGTGAAAAAGAACTGAAAAGAAGAATGCAGAAGAAGGAATGAGATCAAGCAGAAGAGTGgccagagagaagaaaaagaagaaatacaaagcaaagcagcaacagaaatatggttaacttttttttcttaatttgcaAACCGAATTGCAGGGTTTGAGAGGagataaagaaggaagaaaaaaataaaaaaaccctagttcttccgTGAAATAAAAGATAAGTTTACAGAAAAATATTACAGAGGACCTCAACGTCAACTTCAAGTGCATGATTCATTTTCAACGTTGGATGAAAGCGAGAACGAGAgcgagagagatagagacaaaGAGAGTTTGAAACGATTTATGTGCCCTTATTTCTAAAGCTATAAAGCTACAGAGTTTGAACATAAACgatttctctctccccctctctctctctctctctctctctctctctctctctctccccctccctctccctctctctctcgctcgcaCGCACGCAGTCGCAGAAGACTTTTTGGAAGCTTTGAATGAGTAGTTAATTTATGAGAAATTAAAATATCTGAGTAAACGCCTAATCAGAAATTAAATCCTTAAAcaagatatttaaaaaaaaaaagaaacctaaACAAAAAGATCAGGTTTGACTCATGCAAAGTTGGAGGTTCCTTATATATGTTCTTAATAGCAAAAGCCAAACGGTCTGgtcattgagagagagagagagagagagaacgcgCTTAcgtctccttccttcctccgttggttcccctttctttctttttcaaaattaagCAAAAGGCATTAGTTTTTGGGTAAATTTTTCATCATTCAAAAGAGAATGTCATCAACAAAGGTGGTTTGATGTTATTATTAGattattaaaatagtaaaactgATCGGCTTGAAAGGTTGATTAACCCCTTTTGAGCTAGCGTGTacatttgaccaaaaaaaaatatggctTACACCCCGCAATGGGGTTTATCTCCCAAATCCGATGTGGTGGATTTCTGTTATTGTGGGATGTggctttttgttattttgtggtTCTTATACTTGATAGTTTGATAGTGGGAGCACTCACAATCGATGTGGGAATATTACCTCAATAGTATTTATTTGCATTTTACAATTTAAAAGGTTGGTTAACCCTTATGAGTTGGTATGTGCGTTTgaaccaatatatatatatatatatatatatatatataaaataaaggaGATCATTGAATCCAACGACTAAATACTTGGAATTAGGATCCGAGCCAATCTCAGCGGATTTGGATTTGAATTGGATCGAAATCAGCCAAGATCGGTAAAGAAATTGTCCGAATCATTCCCAATAAGAATTAACCCTCGAATTTTATTAGGAATCAGAAAAAAATCGATCAAGAATCAATATCAATGAATAATCTAACAAAATCAATCCcaataaaccctaaccctagttttaatTTGATACAGATCAAAATTGGTCAAGATTGCTGAAGAATCTATCATAATTGATCCTAATAAGCCCTAATTCTATTTTTGAATCAAGGATCGCCCGATTCCAGATGAGTCTGATCCAATCCTGAGTCTTAAAAACATTAATTTAGTCCTCCCCTATATTTAAAAAAAGTTGAAATACTCTTTTTCAATCCGGTCAAAAGGTCAGATCTTGTAGATTATGAGGGGTTCGGATGACAGGAAACTAAgaattttatattttgaatGGTAGATATTTTAGCCATTTTATAAACACATGAAGTATGGTCCATTCAAAATACACAACTATGTATGAAATCTGGCTTTTTTTTCATGAATTAAAGAACTTCTCTGAAATATAAAATACCATCTCATAGGTTCATAGCTAGCAAATATGTATTGAGGGAATAAATCATAACTTGACAAATTCATAtttaatttatgggaaaaaaaactctatccgggagtgtagcctatACGAGCACTCCCAtaagtctatttctctcctctccatataaAAAGACACCTTTATCCCCCttattttgaagagagagatagatacatgagAATGTTGTTGTAGGCCatactcccagacagaaaactacaaACTACAACTAGAATATTCAAGACCAAAATATCAGTTTTTCCACAATTGAAATTACTTTATTAAGTTCTGCAAAGACTTACTGGATTAGTCAAACaacccccttcccccctcccccctcccccctcccccctccacccccaaaaaataaataaataaataaaaatatttccaATAGACTATGATTGGAGctgaattattaaattatttatgaaaAGGAAAAGTATTCTTCATGATTTAGCTAAGGTTGGGCTCAAggattttaaacaaaaaatctaGGGTCAAATTGATCTTTGAAGACAGATCGAAATCAAGAATCGattccaaaaaccctagaattgattGCTTAGAATATCTAGAATTGAGATCAATCTTCCGAATCAGCTAATTTGATCAATCCCATtccgattttttttttgaagtaaaaTGGGGCCGGCGAGGGCCGGCGAGGGCCTTGAGGAGAGTCATATATGAGGCTTATTCTAGGCATCTTTAGTAAATGTGTGGCACACGGCACACCAACGCTTGCGTACCAAGCTCTTTTGCCTTTTGGGCTGTTGGCCAAGACAAGATGTTTGGTTTGAACATTCTTCTTTCATCAAACTCATCTCCAGCATGAATAATGGTTCTTCTTGGATCTTCAAATCACTTATATAATATGAATCCAGTGGTATTTaagtttcaaaaatcagaatcagatcgGTCAAGTCagctgattcagattgaaatcaATTGTTACTGATCTCGATTCCAGAAATTTTAGAGTggtcgattttagggtttttttggacTTGATCGCTAAGTTTTCAGGTGTGAAGGAGCGATTCTAAGATTTTTGGGACCGATTTCGGCTGATCGATAATCCTTCATGGTATTAGGCTGAAGAGCCAATCTATAACATTTTGCCTGGGCTGCTCCACTTTTGGGCCAATGCATCCTATCTGTATCAGTATCGAGGTTCAAGGATACCGATATATAATGCtctagcccaaaaaaaaaaaaaaaaaaaaaggacaaaaaagaaGGGCTTAGAAGGCTACCACTATATGGAGAGAGACTCATCAAATCCATATATCTAACTTAGCTAGCATAAAAGGGCTGTTTGGGGCGGAGGAATGCCGATCTGATCTGTATCGGTTCATGTATCCGTCTCAGCCGATACAAATACTGACACATATTGAAACAGACGTGAATCAGTCTGGTTcaagattaaaaaaacaaaaaacccccaCTTTTCTGGCCATATTATCCGATCCGTATTTTTTCCATATCAGTATCGGGCTCCAGCGATACGTATCGATCAATAAaatactgatacttagaacaGTGGGAACCACCACTGAAGGTGGTCCTAATGAATAGATTGATTGCCCATGTCAAAAGATACAAAATCTTGATAATTTCAACCATCTGACTCTGAAGCCCCTTACTTTA encodes:
- the LOC122639974 gene encoding C2 and GRAM domain-containing protein At1g03370 — encoded protein: MKLLVRVIEGRNLPAMDPNGFSDPYVRLQLGKNRFKSKVVKKNLNPYWGEEFIFWVEDLKEELLVCVLDEDKYYDDFVGQLKVPVAKVIEAENKTLGPAWYSLKPKNKKSKNRECGEILLTISLSQSNSNFDQPLPSTGDFAPQIEKPSNLATESLQHSSSGPSRSPSAMGTEEADSAKEDKTSSYTFAGRLVQLFLKNGDTLSKTSKVTVSTNLPEMPKPAVLEDTFEEQSSCSSFGESVRIMMERDPGGEDPSNLPGGILLDQSYVIAPLDLNSLLFSPDSNFMKSLAEFQGTTELQEGPWKFENGSDNLKRSVTYIKAATKLIKAVKAYEEQMYLKANGKVFAVSVSVSTPDVMYGSTFKIELLFCITPGPELSSGEQTSRLVISWRMNFLQSTMMKGMIENGARQGLKDNYEQFADLLSQNVKPVEMKELVSRKDEVLADLQVQPQSDWKLGIQYFANFTVISTIFLGLYVLVHILLSVPNAVQGLEFNGLDLPDSIGEVIVCGILVLQGKQVFELIARFMQARGRKGSDHGLKAQGDGWLLTVVLMEGCNLAAVDSSGFSDPYVVFTCNGKTRSSSIKFQKLDTQWNEIFEFDAMDEPPSVLDVEVYDFDGPFDEAVSLGHAEINFVKSNISDLADVWLPLEGKLAQACQSKLHLRIFLNNTKGSNAVQEYLTKMEKEVGKKINLRSPQTNSAFQKLFGLPPEEFLINDFTCHLKRKMPLQGRLFLSPRIFGYHTNMFGHRTKFFFLWEDIEDIQVVPPTLASMGSPGIIITLRQGRGMDAKHGAKTRDEEGRLKFHFQSFVSFTKGHRTIMALWKARSLSPEQKVQIVDESSETRSFQTEESDSFLSLEDVNMSEVYSSVHPFLSNFFMELFSGGDLDYQVMEKVGCQKYSCTLWELDNDDVCQRQICYKLHKNVSGYKGEVTSTQQRSPLPDRNGWIIEEVMTLQGVPLADHFNLHLRYQAEDLPLKSKGCQIKVFFGIAWVKSTKHQNRLTINIQSNLHDRLKLMFSLVEKEYHSRKVGGSGVSL